ACTCTCCATGGCCGCCCGCCAGCGTGCCGTCCACTGCTGGGAGTTGGGCAGCAGCAGGGCGATGCCCAGCCCCAGCGCTATCAGGCCGGTCAACCGGCCGTGCTCGCCGCTCAGCGGCCAGCCCGGCCACTGCAGCGACGGCGACCACTGCCAGGGCGCCCCCAGCGCCTGATAGAGCCGCAGGGCGCTGGCCACGGAGTCGGCCCGGAACGGAATCCACGCCAGCATCACGAAGCCCAGGGTCAGCGGCAGGGCGATCCAGCCGGGCCAGCGTTGGCCGCCCAGTCTCATCCAGCCATGAGCCAGGCAGAGAGCCGCGCCATGCAGCCCTCCCCACAGCAGAAACTGCCAACCAGCGCCGTGCCACAGGCCGCCCAGCAGCATGGTCAGCATCAGGCTGAGATAGCGTCGCTCGCGCCCGCCCAGTGGAATATAGAGATAGTCACGCAGGAAATGGGAAAGGGTGATATGCCAGCGGCGCCAGAAGTCGATGGGCGAGCGGCTCTTGTAGGGCGAGTCGAAGTTGACAGGCAGCTTCAGACCCAGCAGCAGCCCGAGACCGATGGCCATGTCGGCATAGCCGGAAAAGTCGAAGTAGAGCTGTACGCCGTAGCCGAAGCCCGCCAGCCAGGGGGCCTCGCCGCCCAGAGCGGCGCCGCTTGCGGCCTGGGCGTAAAGCACGCCTACGGGAGCATCCAGGGGGTCGGCGATCAGCACCTTCTTGACCAGGCCGAGACACAGTAGCGCCAGACCGGCGGCGAAGGTGCTCATGCGCCAGGCCGGCCAGCGCTGGCGCACCTGCGGCAGGATCTCTCGGGCATGCACGATGGGGCCGGCGATCAGCTGGGGGAAGAAGGTCACGAAGAACGCATATTCGGTGAAACGCGGCAACGCCACCTGTCGCCGCCATAGATCCACCAGCCAGGCGATCTGCTGAAAGGTGAAGAAGGAGATACCCAGCGGCAGCACCACCTGAAAACTCGGTACGGCCCACTCCGGCACCAGAACGGTATGCAGCGTTTCGGCGAAGAAGAGTCGATATTTGAACCAGCCCAGCAGGCTCAGGTTGAATGCCACCCCCAGCACCAACCAGGTGCGACGGCGACATGTGTTCAGGCGTTGGCCAAGTGAGTAATTTACCATCACCGAGCCTACCAGCAGGGGCAGGTAGTGCCAGTCCCAGGCCGCGTAGAAGATTAGCGAGGCGACGATGAGACCGCGCATCAACAGCGCCGAGGAGATCCGGTCGCGTACCTGCAGCGCGTACAGCATCAGGACCAGCGGGAGAAAAAGCAGCAGGAAGGAGTAGGAACTGAAAACCATCGCGATCCATCGCAGTGCCTGGCGGCTGTGCTGGCCTATGGGCTGTGATAATATGCGCCGCTGGTATGACCATGCCACGCCACGGAAAAATATACAGGAAATGGCAGGAATGCACAGTAAAACCGCGCTGATCACCGGCGTCACGGGCCAGGATGGGGCCTATCTTGCACAGTTGCTGCTGAACAAGGGGTATCGTGTCTGTGGGATTGCGCCGCGGCGCAGTACTTCGGATGTCAATCTGTCGCGCCTTGAGTGGCTCGGCGTCAAGGAGCAGGTCGAGCTCTTCGATGGCGACCTTGGCGACCTTGGCGGCTTGATCCGTAGCGTGCAGGAGTGCCAGCCAGACGAGGTCTATAACCTTGCAGCACAGTCCTTCGTGCAGACTTCCTGGAACCAGCCGGTGCTCACCGGCCAGGTGACCGGTATTGGTGCGGTCAATGTCCTGGAGGCAGTACGCATCGCTCGCCCCAACGCGCGGGTCTACCAGGCCTCAACCTCCGAGATGTATGGCCTGATCCAGGAGCCGCGCCAGAGCGAGACTACCCCCTTCTATCCGCGTTC
The Halomonas sp. H10-9-1 DNA segment above includes these coding regions:
- a CDS encoding MBOAT family O-acyltransferase — encoded protein: MVFSSYSFLLLFLPLVLMLYALQVRDRISSALLMRGLIVASLIFYAAWDWHYLPLLVGSVMVNYSLGQRLNTCRRRTWLVLGVAFNLSLLGWFKYRLFFAETLHTVLVPEWAVPSFQVVLPLGISFFTFQQIAWLVDLWRRQVALPRFTEYAFFVTFFPQLIAGPIVHAREILPQVRQRWPAWRMSTFAAGLALLCLGLVKKVLIADPLDAPVGVLYAQAASGAALGGEAPWLAGFGYGVQLYFDFSGYADMAIGLGLLLGLKLPVNFDSPYKSRSPIDFWRRWHITLSHFLRDYLYIPLGGRERRYLSLMLTMLLGGLWHGAGWQFLLWGGLHGAALCLAHGWMRLGGQRWPGWIALPLTLGFVMLAWIPFRADSVASALRLYQALGAPWQWSPSLQWPGWPLSGEHGRLTGLIALGLGIALLLPNSQQWTARWRAAMESHDPRQARHCLLGVGVLCGVLLFLVLKQLYAQPEQAFLYFQF